The following proteins are co-located in the Streptomyces bottropensis ATCC 25435 genome:
- a CDS encoding asparaginase yields MTYDPTTTGAAAIPAAPVAAAPAIREPLHAPVAHLVRGGVIEGIHYGSVVVLGTDGEVELQLGDIEAAFYPRSALKPVQAVAMLRAGLPLDGALLSLAAASHSGEERHLAGARQILELAGATEDDLRNVTDMPYDPAVRDTWIREGRQPSRLAQNCSGKHAAMLYTCRLNGWSLEDYLDPAHPLQQAIAEIVEDLTGQAVARVTVDGCGAPLFSVSLHGLARALSRITTAAEGTPERTVADAMRAHPEMASGAGRDVAELMRAVPGLLTKDGFEGVQAAALPDGRAVAVKIADGANRARVPVTAAALARAGVPRDALAEFAGEVLLGGGRAVGRVSAVRALDPLPRLP; encoded by the coding sequence GTGACGTACGACCCCACGACCACCGGCGCCGCGGCGATCCCTGCGGCTCCGGTGGCCGCGGCCCCCGCGATCCGGGAACCGCTCCACGCCCCCGTGGCCCACCTCGTACGCGGAGGTGTCATCGAGGGCATCCACTACGGCTCCGTCGTGGTGCTGGGCACCGACGGGGAGGTGGAACTCCAACTCGGCGACATCGAGGCGGCGTTCTACCCCCGGTCGGCGCTCAAGCCGGTCCAGGCCGTGGCGATGCTGCGTGCCGGACTGCCGCTGGACGGCGCGCTGCTGTCCCTTGCCGCGGCCAGCCACTCCGGCGAGGAACGCCACCTCGCCGGAGCCCGGCAGATCCTGGAGCTGGCCGGGGCGACCGAGGACGACCTGCGCAACGTCACCGACATGCCGTACGACCCGGCCGTGCGGGACACGTGGATACGCGAGGGGAGGCAGCCCTCCCGTCTCGCGCAGAACTGCTCCGGCAAGCACGCGGCCATGCTCTACACGTGCCGCCTCAACGGCTGGTCCCTGGAGGACTACCTCGACCCGGCCCACCCGTTGCAGCAGGCCATCGCGGAGATCGTCGAGGACCTCACCGGGCAGGCCGTCGCCCGGGTCACCGTCGACGGCTGTGGCGCCCCTCTCTTCTCCGTCTCCCTGCACGGCCTGGCCCGCGCCCTCTCCCGGATCACCACCGCCGCCGAGGGCACCCCCGAGCGCACGGTCGCCGACGCCATGCGCGCGCACCCCGAGATGGCGTCCGGCGCCGGACGCGACGTGGCCGAGCTGATGCGGGCCGTGCCCGGACTGCTCACCAAGGACGGCTTCGAGGGAGTCCAGGCCGCCGCCCTCCCGGACGGCCGGGCCGTCGCCGTGAAGATCGCCGACGGCGCGAACCGGGCGCGGGTGCCGGTGACCGCCGCCGCGCTCGCACGGGCGGGTGTCCCCCGCGATGCCCTCGCCGAGTTCGCGGGTGAGGTGCTGCTCGGGGGTGGTCGGGCGGTCGGTCGGGTCAGCGCGGTGCGGGCGCTGGATCCGTTGCCGCGACTGCCCTGA
- the crcB gene encoding fluoride efflux transporter CrcB: protein MNWVLVIVGGMIGAPLRYLTDRAVQARHATAFPWGTFAVNVIGSLVLGTLTGAAAAGAADSHLRLLLGTGLCGALTTYSTFSYETLRLAQDGARPLAVANVVASVTAGLGAVFVGLAVARALWA, encoded by the coding sequence GTGAACTGGGTGCTCGTCATCGTCGGCGGAATGATCGGCGCGCCCCTGCGCTATCTCACCGACCGCGCCGTGCAGGCGCGGCACGCCACGGCCTTCCCGTGGGGGACGTTCGCCGTCAACGTCATCGGGTCGCTGGTCCTCGGCACCCTCACCGGCGCCGCCGCGGCCGGCGCCGCCGACTCCCACCTGCGGCTTCTGCTCGGCACCGGACTGTGCGGGGCGCTCACCACGTACTCGACCTTCTCGTACGAGACCCTGCGGCTGGCCCAGGACGGCGCCCGTCCGCTCGCCGTCGCCAACGTGGTCGCGAGCGTGACGGCGGGCCTGGGCGCGGTCTTCGTGGGGCTGGCGGTGGCGCGGGCCCTGTGGGCCTGA
- a CDS encoding amino acid permease yields MSEQSLDKDVVQTRTSPAHVDAGDAGYSKSLKSRHVNMIAIGGAIGTGLFLGAGGRLVDAGPSLFIAYAVCGVFAFLVVRALGELVLYRPSSGAFVSYAREFLGEKGAYTAGWMYFLNWATTGIADITAVALYTHYWGMFSDIPQWVIALVALGVVLAVNLISVKMFGELEFWFAIIKVGALVTFMLIGIFLLVTQQPVDGHTPGPSLITDNGGIFPNGLLPMLLIIQGVVFAYASVELVGVAAGETENPEKIMPKAINSIMWRVGLFYVGSVLLLAMLLPWSSYKAGESPFVTVLSNIGIPAAGGIMNLVVMTAAMSSLNSGLYSTGRILRSMAMAGSAPKFTGVMSRSQVPYGGILLTSGICVLGVGLNFVVPADAFEIVLNFAAIGIICTWGMIMICHLVFWQKTEKGELTRPSYRLPGSPWTELVTLFFLASVLVLMYADGGAGRTTVLCLPLIVLALIAGWFGVRRRVAQQSAGVKK; encoded by the coding sequence GTGAGCGAGCAGTCCCTCGACAAAGACGTCGTACAGACCAGGACGTCCCCGGCCCACGTCGACGCCGGAGACGCCGGCTACAGCAAGTCCCTGAAGTCCCGCCACGTCAACATGATCGCCATCGGCGGAGCGATCGGCACCGGCCTGTTCCTCGGCGCCGGCGGCCGTCTCGTCGACGCCGGCCCGTCCCTCTTCATCGCCTACGCGGTCTGCGGAGTCTTCGCCTTCCTCGTCGTCCGCGCCCTCGGCGAACTGGTCCTGTACCGGCCCTCCTCCGGCGCCTTCGTGTCCTACGCCCGGGAGTTCCTCGGTGAGAAGGGCGCGTACACGGCCGGCTGGATGTACTTCCTCAACTGGGCCACCACCGGTATCGCCGACATCACCGCGGTCGCCCTCTACACCCACTACTGGGGCATGTTCTCCGACATCCCCCAGTGGGTGATCGCGCTCGTCGCCCTCGGGGTCGTCCTCGCCGTGAACCTGATCTCGGTGAAGATGTTCGGCGAACTGGAGTTCTGGTTCGCGATCATCAAGGTCGGCGCACTCGTCACCTTCATGCTGATCGGCATCTTCCTGCTGGTGACCCAGCAGCCCGTCGACGGCCACACCCCCGGCCCGTCCCTGATCACCGACAACGGCGGCATCTTCCCCAACGGTCTGCTGCCCATGCTGCTGATCATCCAGGGTGTCGTCTTCGCCTACGCCTCCGTCGAACTGGTAGGCGTGGCGGCGGGCGAGACCGAGAACCCCGAGAAGATCATGCCGAAGGCGATCAACTCGATCATGTGGCGCGTCGGTCTGTTCTACGTCGGCTCCGTCCTGCTGCTGGCGATGCTGCTGCCCTGGTCCTCGTACAAGGCCGGCGAGAGCCCCTTCGTCACGGTGCTCTCCAACATCGGCATCCCGGCGGCCGGCGGCATCATGAACCTGGTCGTGATGACCGCGGCCATGTCCTCGCTCAACTCGGGCCTGTACTCCACCGGCCGTATCCTGCGCTCCATGGCGATGGCGGGCTCCGCCCCGAAGTTCACCGGCGTGATGAGCCGCAGCCAGGTCCCCTACGGCGGCATCCTGCTCACCAGCGGTATCTGCGTGCTCGGCGTCGGGCTGAACTTCGTGGTCCCGGCCGACGCGTTCGAGATCGTGCTCAACTTCGCCGCGATCGGCATCATCTGCACCTGGGGCATGATCATGATCTGTCACCTGGTGTTCTGGCAGAAGACCGAGAAGGGCGAGCTGACCCGGCCGAGCTACCGGCTGCCGGGCTCCCCGTGGACCGAACTGGTGACCCTGTTCTTCCTGGCCTCGGTCCTCGTCCTGATGTACGCGGACGGCGGCGCGGGCCGCACGACCGTGCTGTGCCTCCCCCTCATCGTGTTGGCGCTGATCGCGGGGTGGTTCGGCGTACGTCGCCGGGTCGCCCAGCAGTCGGCCGGAGTGAAGAAGTGA
- a CDS encoding SMP-30/gluconolactonase/LRE family protein, translated as MTGVAGGTDSRGAGLRATAFVGIGGRGPEDVIVDERGRVLTGVEDGRVLRVDGLAEPGRARVETVAETGGRPLGLELLPDGDLLVCDAERGLLRVTAGDGTVRVLADEAGGERLRFCSNVVALSDGTVYFTVSSRRYPLHQWIGDIVEHTGTGRLLRLAPGESTPEVVLEGLQFANGLAPSADESFLVVAQTGARRLTRVHLTGARAGTSEPFVDDLPGTPDNMWRGPDGLMWVALAGPRIGALDRLHRAGPAVRRAASRVAVRAPYRPLGFAGVVAVDDQGHVVHTLVDRRSRYRMVTAACVADGRLILGSLWERGVAVCELPAKAA; from the coding sequence ATGACGGGCGTGGCGGGCGGCACGGACTCACGGGGTGCCGGACTCCGGGCGACGGCGTTCGTCGGGATCGGCGGGCGCGGACCCGAGGACGTGATCGTCGACGAGCGCGGACGGGTGCTGACCGGGGTGGAGGACGGTCGCGTGCTGCGGGTGGACGGGCTCGCGGAACCGGGGCGGGCGCGGGTCGAGACGGTCGCCGAGACCGGGGGCAGGCCGCTCGGCCTCGAACTCCTCCCGGACGGCGACCTGTTGGTGTGCGACGCCGAGCGGGGGCTGCTGCGGGTCACGGCCGGCGACGGCACCGTCCGGGTGCTCGCCGACGAGGCGGGCGGCGAGCGGCTGCGGTTCTGCAGCAATGTCGTGGCGCTCTCCGACGGGACCGTGTACTTCACGGTCTCCAGCCGCCGCTACCCGCTCCACCAGTGGATCGGCGACATCGTCGAACACACCGGAACCGGGCGGCTGCTGCGCCTCGCGCCGGGCGAGAGCACTCCCGAAGTCGTCCTGGAGGGGCTCCAGTTCGCCAACGGCCTCGCGCCCTCCGCCGACGAGTCCTTCCTGGTGGTCGCGCAGACGGGCGCCCGCCGGCTGACGCGCGTCCACCTCACCGGGGCGCGGGCGGGCACGAGCGAGCCGTTCGTCGACGATCTGCCGGGTACCCCCGACAACATGTGGCGCGGGCCCGACGGGCTGATGTGGGTGGCGTTGGCGGGGCCGCGCATCGGCGCCCTCGACCGTCTGCACCGCGCGGGCCCGGCCGTGCGGCGGGCCGCGAGCCGGGTCGCGGTGCGGGCGCCGTACCGGCCCCTCGGGTTCGCCGGGGTCGTCGCGGTCGACGACCAGGGACACGTCGTCCACACCCTCGTCGACCGCCGGTCCCGCTACCGCATGGTCACCGCCGCCTGCGTCGCCGACGGCCGGCTGATCCTCGGGAGCCTGTGGGAGCGGGGCGTCGCGGTGTGCGAGCTGCCGGCGAAGGCGGCCTGA
- a CDS encoding glutaminase: protein MGAPTYQAVLERIAEEIERTPGRGRPADYIPALAARDPRRFGMAVAELDGTVYGVGDWREPFSTQSITKVFTLALDLAREGDALWEHVGREPSGNPFNSLVQLEYESGIPRNPFINAGALVVTDRLHTRTGDAAGELLSFLRSESGDGDLDFDTEIAASETAHGDRNAALAHFMASYGNIDNPVPALLDQYFRQCSLTASCADLALATTFLARHGVRADGTRLLTRSQAKQVNAVMLTCGTYDAAGEFAYRVGLPGKSGVGGGIIAVVPGRCGLCVWSPGLDERGNSVAGVAALDRFTTLTGLSVF, encoded by the coding sequence ATGGGGGCGCCCACCTACCAGGCGGTGCTGGAACGCATCGCCGAGGAGATCGAACGGACCCCGGGCCGCGGCCGGCCGGCCGACTACATCCCGGCTCTCGCGGCCCGCGATCCGCGCCGCTTCGGCATGGCCGTCGCGGAACTCGACGGCACGGTGTACGGCGTGGGGGACTGGCGCGAGCCGTTCTCCACGCAGTCCATCACCAAGGTCTTCACCCTCGCCCTCGACCTGGCCCGCGAGGGTGACGCCCTCTGGGAGCACGTGGGCCGCGAGCCCTCCGGCAACCCCTTCAACTCCCTGGTCCAGTTGGAGTACGAGAGCGGCATCCCGCGCAACCCGTTCATCAACGCGGGCGCGCTCGTCGTCACCGACCGCCTCCACACCCGTACCGGCGACGCGGCCGGTGAGCTGCTCTCCTTCCTGCGGTCCGAGAGCGGCGACGGGGACCTTGACTTCGACACGGAGATCGCCGCCTCGGAAACGGCCCACGGCGACCGCAACGCGGCCCTCGCCCACTTCATGGCGTCGTACGGCAACATCGACAACCCCGTACCCGCCCTCCTCGACCAGTACTTCCGCCAGTGTTCCCTCACGGCCTCCTGCGCCGACCTCGCCCTCGCGACCACCTTCCTGGCCCGCCACGGCGTCCGCGCCGACGGCACCCGGCTCCTGACGCGCAGCCAGGCCAAGCAGGTCAACGCCGTGATGCTCACGTGCGGGACCTATGACGCGGCCGGGGAGTTCGCCTACCGCGTCGGTCTGCCCGGCAAGAGCGGTGTGGGCGGCGGGATCATCGCCGTCGTCCCGGGCCGCTGCGGGCTGTGCGTGTGGAGTCCGGGACTGGACGAGCGGGGCAACTCGGTGGCGGGAGTGGCGGCGCTGGACCGGTTCACGACCCTGACGGGACTGTCCGTGTTCTGA
- the aspA gene encoding aspartate ammonia-lyase, with protein sequence MNAAATRSEHDLLGDRDVPADAYWGVHTLRATENFPITGTPISAYPHLIDALAAVKEAAARANEELGLLAPEKAAAIVEACREIRDGKLHDQFVVDVIQGGAGTSTNMNANEVIANRALELLGHARGEYGRLHPNEDVNLGQSTNDVYPTAVKIATVYAVRELLRAMAVLQDSFARKAVEFRDVLKMGRTQLQDAVPMTLGQEFSSYAVMLDEDRSRLAEAVELVHEINLGATAIGTGLNAPAGYAESARRHLAAITGLPLVTAANLVEATQDCGAFVQMSGVLKRVAVKLSKTCNDLRLLSSGPRAGLNEINLPPVQAGSSIMPGKVNPVIPEVVNQVAFEVIGNDVAITMAAEAGQLQLNAFEPIILHSLSESLTHLRAACLTLAERCVDGITANTEALRASVENSIGLVTALNPYIGYSAATDIAKEALATGRGVAELVQEKGLLPAERLRELLRPEVLAGSGTPLA encoded by the coding sequence ATGAACGCCGCAGCGACCCGCAGCGAACACGATCTCCTCGGCGACCGTGACGTCCCCGCCGACGCGTACTGGGGCGTGCACACCCTGCGCGCCACGGAGAACTTCCCCATCACCGGCACCCCGATCTCCGCCTACCCGCACCTGATCGACGCCCTGGCCGCCGTGAAGGAGGCCGCCGCCCGCGCCAACGAGGAACTGGGTCTGCTCGCCCCCGAGAAGGCCGCCGCCATCGTCGAGGCCTGCCGGGAGATCCGTGACGGCAAGCTGCACGACCAGTTCGTCGTGGACGTGATCCAGGGCGGCGCCGGCACCTCCACCAACATGAACGCCAACGAGGTCATCGCCAACCGGGCGCTGGAACTGCTGGGCCACGCCAGGGGTGAGTACGGCCGTCTGCACCCCAACGAGGACGTGAACCTCGGCCAGTCCACCAACGACGTCTACCCGACCGCCGTGAAGATCGCGACCGTCTACGCCGTGCGCGAGCTGCTCCGGGCGATGGCGGTGCTCCAGGACTCCTTCGCCCGCAAGGCGGTCGAGTTCCGTGACGTGCTGAAGATGGGACGCACCCAGCTCCAGGACGCGGTGCCCATGACGCTGGGCCAGGAGTTCTCGTCGTACGCGGTGATGCTGGACGAGGACCGCAGCCGTCTCGCGGAGGCCGTGGAGCTGGTCCATGAGATCAACCTGGGTGCGACGGCCATCGGTACGGGGCTGAACGCCCCGGCCGGGTACGCCGAGTCGGCGCGGCGCCACCTCGCCGCCATCACCGGGCTGCCGCTGGTGACGGCCGCGAACCTGGTCGAGGCCACCCAGGACTGCGGCGCGTTCGTGCAGATGTCGGGTGTGCTCAAGCGGGTCGCGGTGAAGCTCTCCAAGACCTGCAACGACCTGCGGCTGCTGTCCTCCGGCCCGCGCGCGGGCCTGAACGAGATCAACCTGCCGCCGGTGCAGGCCGGTTCGTCGATCATGCCCGGCAAGGTCAACCCGGTGATCCCCGAGGTCGTCAACCAGGTCGCCTTCGAGGTCATCGGCAACGACGTCGCCATCACGATGGCCGCCGAGGCCGGGCAGCTCCAGCTCAACGCCTTCGAACCGATCATCCTGCACTCCCTGTCGGAGTCGCTCACCCATCTGCGGGCCGCCTGCCTGACGCTGGCCGAGCGGTGCGTGGACGGCATCACCGCCAACACCGAGGCGCTGCGCGCGAGCGTGGAGAACTCCATCGGCCTGGTGACCGCCCTCAACCCGTACATCGGCTACTCGGCGGCCACCGACATCGCCAAGGAGGCTCTCGCCACCGGCCGGGGCGTGGCCGAACTCGTCCAGGAGAAGGGCCTGCTGCCCGCCGAACGGCTCCGGGAACTGCTGCGGCCCGAGGTGCTCGCGGGCAGCGGCACCCCCCTCGCCTGA
- a CDS encoding undecaprenyl-diphosphate phosphatase produces MSTISVGQAVVLGAVEGVTEFLPVSSTGHLKITEGLMGIQVDDKAVVGFSAVIQVGAIAAVLVYFRRDIARIGSAWFRGIRHTGKRQDRDYRFAWWVIAATIPIVLVGLAARSLIEGPLASLWVVAGSLIVGSGVMWVAEQVGRRRRAEADTRFRDAMLVGGSQILALLFPGFSRSGATMSTALLLDLDRVAATRLSFFLGIPALTGAGLYELKDALGAGVGAAPLIAGTVVSFAVAYASVAWLLTFVTRHSFNVFVAYRIVVGVLLFGLLGAGGLS; encoded by the coding sequence ATGAGCACCATCAGCGTCGGTCAGGCCGTCGTCCTCGGAGCGGTCGAGGGGGTGACGGAGTTCCTGCCGGTGTCCTCCACCGGGCATCTGAAGATCACCGAAGGGCTCATGGGGATCCAGGTCGACGACAAGGCCGTCGTCGGGTTCTCGGCGGTGATCCAGGTCGGCGCGATCGCGGCGGTGCTCGTCTACTTCCGGCGGGACATCGCGCGGATCGGCTCCGCCTGGTTCCGGGGGATCCGCCACACGGGGAAGCGGCAGGACCGTGACTACCGGTTCGCGTGGTGGGTGATCGCGGCGACGATCCCGATCGTGCTCGTGGGGCTCGCCGCCCGGTCCCTCATCGAGGGGCCGCTCGCCTCGCTGTGGGTGGTGGCCGGTTCGCTGATCGTCGGCAGCGGTGTGATGTGGGTCGCGGAGCAGGTGGGCCGGCGCCGACGCGCGGAGGCGGACACCCGGTTCCGGGACGCGATGCTCGTCGGCGGTTCGCAGATCCTCGCTTTGCTCTTTCCCGGCTTCTCCCGCTCCGGCGCCACGATGTCCACCGCGCTGCTGCTCGACCTCGACCGGGTGGCGGCGACCCGGCTCTCGTTCTTCCTCGGCATACCGGCCCTGACCGGCGCGGGCCTCTACGAGCTGAAGGACGCCCTCGGCGCGGGGGTGGGCGCGGCTCCGCTGATCGCCGGAACCGTCGTCTCGTTCGCGGTCGCGTACGCCTCCGTCGCGTGGCTGCTGACATTCGTGACCCGGCACTCCTTCAACGTGTTCGTCGCCTACCGGATCGTCGTCGGGGTTCTCCTCTTCGGGCTGCTCGGCGCGGGCGGGCTGAGCTGA
- a CDS encoding FadR/GntR family transcriptional regulator: protein MNLSDSQTGGSAPRRVSAMEAVLTHLRDAIERGTYAIGDKLPSEAELCRQLEVSRPVLREALRALQVMGLTQSRTGKGTFVIANAVEDPTFGDFTASDLLEVRRHVEIPVAGYAAVRRTPENLDHLAHLLDRMERETDTTAWVAMDSLFHLAVAEAAQNPVFRRVIEEIRDALARQSAFLNELGGRREQSNREHRAIVEALIDGSEHDAVEAMSHHLDRVETTLTDIVRSPRTESSTEGGPEA, encoded by the coding sequence GTGAACCTGTCAGACAGCCAGACAGGTGGCTCGGCACCCCGGCGCGTCAGCGCCATGGAAGCGGTGCTCACCCACCTCCGCGACGCCATCGAGCGCGGCACGTACGCCATCGGGGACAAGCTCCCCTCGGAGGCGGAGCTGTGCCGGCAGCTCGAAGTGAGCCGTCCGGTGCTCCGCGAGGCGCTCCGCGCGCTCCAGGTGATGGGCCTGACCCAGTCCCGCACCGGCAAGGGCACCTTCGTGATCGCGAACGCCGTCGAGGACCCCACCTTCGGCGACTTCACGGCCAGCGACCTGCTGGAGGTGCGTCGGCACGTGGAGATCCCGGTCGCCGGGTACGCGGCGGTGCGCCGCACCCCGGAGAACCTGGACCACCTGGCCCATCTGCTGGACCGGATGGAGCGGGAGACCGACACGACCGCCTGGGTCGCGATGGACTCCCTCTTCCACCTGGCCGTGGCAGAGGCCGCCCAGAACCCGGTGTTCCGCCGGGTGATCGAGGAGATCCGGGACGCGCTGGCCCGCCAGTCGGCCTTCCTCAACGAGCTGGGCGGCCGGCGCGAGCAGTCCAACCGCGAGCACAGGGCCATCGTCGAGGCGCTGATCGACGGTTCCGAACACGACGCGGTGGAGGCCATGTCCCACCACCTCGACCGCGTCGAGACCACCCTCACCGACATCGTGCGTTCCCCGCGCACGGAGAGTTCCACGGAAGGCGGACCCGAGGCGTGA
- the crcB gene encoding fluoride efflux transporter CrcB, translating to MSVPHPDGPEAPRSLAPDGAEPALSPDAPVADPPRPAPWHGQAPVVAVVAAGGGIGATARYGASLLWPTGPAGFPWTTFWVNVVGCFVIGLFMIVITEGRPVHRLVRPFFGTGVLGGFTTFSTYAVDIQRLMEEGRPGTALAYLGATLLAALGAVWLAAATARRLPRTGPAATPRRTAPAASRRTGPAATREKGKRSS from the coding sequence ATGTCGGTACCGCACCCCGACGGACCCGAAGCCCCACGATCCCTTGCGCCGGACGGGGCCGAGCCCGCGCTGTCCCCCGACGCGCCCGTGGCCGATCCGCCCCGCCCGGCCCCCTGGCACGGGCAGGCTCCCGTGGTCGCGGTCGTGGCGGCCGGCGGCGGCATCGGCGCGACGGCACGCTACGGCGCGTCCCTCCTGTGGCCCACGGGCCCGGCCGGCTTTCCCTGGACCACGTTCTGGGTGAACGTCGTCGGCTGCTTCGTGATCGGCCTTTTCATGATCGTGATCACGGAGGGACGGCCCGTCCATCGCCTGGTCCGGCCGTTCTTCGGCACGGGAGTCCTCGGCGGCTTCACCACCTTCTCGACGTACGCCGTCGACATCCAGCGCCTGATGGAGGAGGGCCGTCCCGGCACCGCCCTCGCCTATCTCGGCGCCACCCTCCTCGCCGCCCTCGGGGCGGTCTGGCTCGCGGCGGCGACGGCCCGCCGCCTGCCGCGGACCGGACCCGCCGCGACCCCCCGCCGGACCGCGCCTGCCGCATCCCGCCGGACCGGGCCCGCCGCAACCCGTGAGAAAGGTAAGAGGTCGTCGTGA
- a CDS encoding glycoside hydrolase family 53 protein, with protein sequence MFHARRALRALLIPLFAGLALTGLPAGPAAAASTLTNGGFESGGTGTATPAGWSTYSAAGQNSASFTESGGHGGSYRLSHWSASAYRVETFQYLSGLTNGTYKLTAWVRSGGGQNSAYLALKNCGSAEQRTDIPVSSSGWIRIVTSVAVTNSQCTISVNSDANAGNWLNVDDLTFTSGSTGLAIKGSDVSSLVKSEAKGGVYRNGSGATGDALAVLKNAGQNYARVKVWVNPADGYNNKARVLAAAKRVKAQGMKLLVDFHYSDTWADPGAQTVPSAWTGHSYSQLRTDVYNHTYDVLNALKSQGTTADMVQVGNEINGGMLWSAGSTSNWSQLAGLLNSGYDAVKAVNSTTQVALHLAKGGDLSGTRWWFDNAVSGGVKFDVIGLSYYGYWHGTLADFQTTLDDAASRYGKPVFLAETAYPFRLDSEDAHENIIDQSGELVSGYPATTAGQTRWMKDVASIVEAVPNGRGLGVFYWESTWTAVAGNGWDPTDAASGNGWENQALFGYDDRALPAMAWFGHR encoded by the coding sequence ATGTTCCACGCGAGACGCGCCCTCAGGGCCCTGCTCATACCGCTGTTCGCAGGTCTGGCGCTGACCGGCCTGCCCGCCGGCCCGGCAGCCGCGGCCTCCACCCTCACCAACGGGGGCTTCGAGTCCGGCGGCACCGGGACCGCGACGCCGGCCGGCTGGTCGACGTACTCGGCGGCCGGGCAGAACTCCGCCTCCTTCACCGAGTCCGGTGGCCACGGCGGCAGTTACCGCCTCAGCCACTGGTCGGCCTCGGCCTACAGGGTGGAGACCTTCCAGTACCTGTCCGGCCTGACCAACGGCACCTACAAGCTCACCGCGTGGGTGCGTTCCGGCGGCGGCCAGAACTCCGCGTACCTCGCGCTGAAGAACTGCGGCAGCGCCGAACAGCGCACCGACATCCCGGTCTCCTCCAGCGGCTGGATCCGGATCGTCACCTCCGTCGCCGTGACGAACAGCCAGTGCACCATCAGCGTCAACTCCGACGCCAACGCGGGCAATTGGCTCAACGTCGACGACCTGACCTTCACGTCCGGATCGACGGGCCTGGCCATCAAGGGCTCGGACGTGTCCTCCCTCGTCAAGAGCGAGGCCAAGGGCGGCGTCTACAGGAACGGCTCCGGGGCCACCGGCGACGCGCTCGCCGTCCTGAAGAACGCCGGTCAGAACTACGCCCGCGTCAAGGTCTGGGTGAACCCCGCCGACGGCTACAACAACAAGGCCCGCGTGCTGGCCGCCGCCAAGCGCGTCAAGGCGCAGGGCATGAAGCTGCTGGTCGACTTCCACTACTCGGACACCTGGGCCGACCCCGGCGCCCAGACCGTGCCGTCCGCGTGGACCGGGCACAGCTACAGCCAGTTGAGGACGGACGTCTACAACCACACCTACGACGTGCTCAACGCCCTCAAGTCCCAGGGCACCACCGCCGACATGGTCCAGGTCGGCAACGAGATCAACGGCGGCATGCTCTGGTCCGCCGGCTCCACCTCCAACTGGTCGCAGCTCGCCGGACTGCTCAACTCCGGTTACGACGCGGTCAAGGCCGTCAACTCCACCACCCAGGTGGCATTGCACCTCGCCAAGGGCGGCGATCTGTCGGGCACCCGCTGGTGGTTCGACAACGCCGTCTCAGGCGGCGTGAAGTTCGACGTCATCGGCCTGTCGTACTACGGGTACTGGCACGGCACGCTGGCGGACTTCCAGACCACACTGGACGACGCGGCCTCCCGGTACGGCAAGCCGGTGTTCCTCGCCGAGACGGCCTACCCGTTCCGGCTGGACAGCGAGGACGCGCACGAGAACATCATCGACCAGTCCGGCGAGCTGGTCTCCGGCTACCCGGCCACGACCGCCGGCCAGACCCGGTGGATGAAGGACGTCGCGAGCATCGTGGAGGCCGTCCCCAACGGCCGTGGCCTCGGGGTCTTCTACTGGGAGTCGACGTGGACCGCCGTCGCGGGCAACGGATGGGACCCGACGGACGCCGCCTCCGGGAACGGATGGGAGAACCAGGCGCTGTTCGGGTACGACGACAGGGCCCTTCCGGCGATGGCCTGGTTCGGTCACCGGTAG